One window of the Kallotenue papyrolyticum genome contains the following:
- a CDS encoding AzlC family ABC transporter permease, with protein sequence MVVSGEKRRSEYGTERGHDDEKGYLAGARAAAPFALATAMLGVSFGVLARSLGWGIAAPIAFSLVAFSGSAQFAVVAVFGAGGGAPAAIMAAVLLNTRFLAMGLAVAPSLKGGRLRRAVEAQAVVDSSWALASRGGGQFDRARMIGATVPQYVAWVVGTVVGVLVGDVVGDVERLGLDALFPTFFLVLLVEQLRNDDRRTAMVALLAALLALLLMPFTPPGVPVIAACVTALLGLSNLGRRP encoded by the coding sequence ATGGTGGTGAGTGGCGAAAAGCGGCGTTCGGAATATGGCACCGAACGGGGGCACGATGACGAGAAGGGGTATCTGGCCGGCGCGCGGGCGGCGGCGCCGTTTGCCCTGGCCACGGCCATGCTGGGGGTCTCCTTCGGGGTCCTGGCCAGATCCCTGGGTTGGGGCATCGCCGCCCCAATCGCCTTCTCGCTAGTTGCGTTCTCGGGCTCCGCTCAGTTCGCCGTGGTGGCGGTGTTCGGCGCTGGTGGCGGGGCGCCGGCTGCCATCATGGCGGCTGTACTCTTGAACACTCGCTTCTTAGCAATGGGCCTGGCCGTTGCCCCGTCCCTCAAAGGCGGGCGGCTGCGCAGGGCCGTGGAGGCCCAGGCGGTGGTCGACTCATCGTGGGCGCTGGCCAGTCGCGGCGGCGGGCAATTCGACCGCGCGCGCATGATCGGTGCGACCGTCCCCCAGTACGTGGCCTGGGTCGTCGGCACGGTGGTGGGGGTACTGGTCGGGGACGTGGTTGGCGATGTGGAACGGTTGGGGCTCGACGCGCTCTTCCCGACCTTCTTCCTGGTCCTGCTCGTGGAGCAGCTTAGAAACGACGACCGGAGAACAGCGATGGTCGCGCTGCTGGCAGCGCTGCTGGCCCTGCTCCTGATGCCGTTTACGCCACCGGGCGTGCCGGTCATCGCCGCCTGCGTAACCGCGCTGCTGGGCCTCAGCAACCTGGGGAGGCGCCCATGA
- a CDS encoding AzlD domain-containing protein, protein MITVWATILAVALANAAIKATGPILLGNRDLPPKAKAVTALLASALLAALVVTETLGGEGRFALDARLVGLTVASLVLLLRAPVLVVVALAVVATALTRACFG, encoded by the coding sequence ATGATCACGGTCTGGGCCACGATCCTCGCTGTCGCCCTGGCGAACGCTGCCATCAAGGCCACCGGGCCGATCCTGCTTGGCAACCGGGACCTGCCCCCCAAGGCGAAGGCTGTCACTGCCTTGCTGGCGTCGGCCTTGTTGGCGGCGCTGGTGGTGACCGAGACGCTCGGCGGGGAAGGGCGCTTCGCGTTAGACGCCAGGCTCGTGGGGTTGACGGTTGCGTCGCTGGTGCTCCTGTTGCGCGCTCCCGTGCTCGTGGTCGTCGCCTTAGCCGTGGTCGCTACCGCGCTAACCCGTGCCTGCTTTGGTTAA
- a CDS encoding VOC family protein, with product MTVKRMDNVGIVVEDLDAAIEFFTELGLVLEGRMPIDGEWAGRVTGVRGQRVEIAMLRTPDGHSRLELSRFDAPAIASDHRTAPVNSLGYLRVMFAVENIDDTLAQLSRLGATVVDEVVNYENIYRLCYIRGPEGILIGLAQQLGQQTAESHPLEHKR from the coding sequence ATGACCGTCAAGCGTATGGACAACGTCGGCATCGTGGTGGAAGACCTTGATGCCGCCATTGAGTTCTTCACCGAACTCGGCCTTGTCCTCGAAGGCCGCATGCCCATCGACGGCGAATGGGCCGGCCGTGTCACCGGCGTGCGCGGCCAGCGCGTCGAGATCGCCATGCTGCGCACCCCCGACGGCCACAGCCGCCTCGAGCTCTCGCGCTTCGACGCCCCCGCCATCGCGTCCGATCACCGCACTGCCCCCGTGAACTCGTTGGGATACCTGCGCGTCATGTTCGCCGTCGAGAACATCGACGACACTCTCGCTCAGCTCAGCAGGCTCGGTGCGACAGTGGTCGATGAAGTCGTCAACTACGAAAACATCTACCGGCTCTGCTACATCCGGGGGCCCGAAGGCATTCTCATCGGGCTCGCCCAACAGCTCGGGCAGCAGACCGCCGAGAGCCATCCCTTGGAACATAAGCGTTGA
- a CDS encoding anthrone oxygenase family protein, protein MRLSLRIAQFVNVLLLALVTGVFWGTWLGLSRSMAALSPQTFVEVGHVMIANLGPVMAILMPLALLSTIPVLWLQARWRSRILYATLAGLALFVVALLITLIVEVPIDNQIRAWTVATLPADWQALRDRWEVFHELRSWASVVGLALIVGGALFERSSG, encoded by the coding sequence ATGAGGCTGAGTCTCAGAATCGCACAATTTGTCAACGTTCTGTTGTTGGCGCTGGTCACCGGCGTGTTCTGGGGAACGTGGCTCGGTCTCAGCCGCTCCATGGCCGCGCTCTCACCTCAGACCTTTGTCGAGGTCGGCCACGTGATGATCGCCAACCTCGGGCCGGTCATGGCGATCCTCATGCCGCTGGCGCTGCTCTCGACGATTCCGGTGTTATGGCTCCAGGCGCGTTGGCGGTCGCGCATACTCTACGCCACGCTGGCTGGGCTAGCGCTGTTCGTGGTCGCGTTGCTGATCACGCTGATCGTCGAAGTACCGATCGACAACCAGATCCGTGCCTGGACGGTCGCGACGCTTCCGGCCGACTGGCAAGCGCTTCGCGACCGCTGGGAGGTGTTTCACGAGTTGCGCTCGTGGGCTTCGGTGGTCGGCCTTGCGCTCATCGTCGGCGGGGCCTTGTTCGAGCGGAGTAGTGGTTGA
- a CDS encoding YybH family protein produces MNPDELAIRKLVSEWHGATAAGDVEAVLHLMQGDAVFLAAGQPPLRGRDAFARGLRALLASHHVEASGEIQEIQVSGDLAYCWSWLNVRLIPKSGGSPAVRSGSALSVLRKQADGSWMIARDANLLPLASATSSPMIGSLHAPGPNEEHREKLMQFGRLVGSWDLDVIYYDEAGGIKHRTPGEWHFGWVLEGRAIEDVWIVPPRPQRPTEGPAPGEYGVTLRFYDPRIDAWRSTWHGPVNGIVWPFLARQVGDEIILERTQEDGSLTRWIFSKIEPEAFHWRAVTSADQGKSWRLEQEMFAKRRPQG; encoded by the coding sequence ATGAACCCAGATGAGCTGGCCATCCGAAAACTCGTTAGCGAATGGCACGGGGCCACCGCAGCCGGAGACGTCGAAGCCGTGTTGCACCTGATGCAGGGGGACGCGGTGTTCCTGGCCGCAGGCCAGCCACCGCTGCGGGGGCGGGATGCCTTTGCGCGAGGGCTACGCGCCCTGCTGGCCTCGCACCATGTGGAGGCCAGCGGTGAGATCCAGGAAATCCAGGTATCCGGCGATTTGGCCTACTGCTGGAGCTGGCTCAACGTCCGCCTTATCCCGAAGTCGGGGGGGAGCCCAGCAGTCCGCTCCGGGAGTGCCCTGTCCGTACTCCGCAAGCAGGCGGATGGCTCGTGGATGATAGCCCGCGACGCCAACCTCTTGCCCTTGGCAAGCGCAACCTCCAGCCCGATGATCGGCTCGCTGCACGCACCCGGTCCCAACGAGGAGCACCGCGAGAAGCTGATGCAGTTTGGACGCCTGGTCGGCAGCTGGGACCTCGACGTGATCTACTACGACGAGGCAGGCGGGATCAAGCACCGAACCCCCGGTGAATGGCATTTCGGCTGGGTGCTCGAGGGGCGGGCCATCGAAGATGTGTGGATCGTCCCCCCACGCCCGCAAAGGCCCACCGAAGGTCCGGCACCGGGAGAGTATGGTGTCACGTTGCGGTTCTATGACCCCAGGATCGACGCGTGGCGCTCGACCTGGCACGGACCCGTGAACGGCATCGTTTGGCCCTTCCTTGCGCGCCAGGTCGGCGATGAGATCATCCTGGAGCGCACCCAAGAGGACGGTAGCCTCACTCGCTGGATTTTTAGCAAGATAGAGCCGGAGGCCTTCCACTGGCGCGCAGTCACCTCGGCCGACCAGGGGAAGAGCTGGCGACTGGAGCAGGAGATGTTTGCCAAACGCAGGCCTCAAGGGTAA
- a CDS encoding cupin domain-containing protein → MLKNVFHAPGGPARHLHYEQGEWFYVLESTFLFEVGPEHLTLQPGDSLLAPRRVPHVWAHVGAASGRIVIAFMPAGSMEAFFREVARRERLSPYQETLWHSPEQRLRTFSPCTPAQPVVGLTARGRG, encoded by the coding sequence GTGCTGAAGAACGTCTTTCACGCTCCCGGTGGCCCGGCGCGTCACCTGCATTATGAGCAGGGCGAATGGTTCTACGTGCTTGAGAGCACTTTTCTCTTCGAGGTGGGCCCAGAGCACCTGACGCTTCAACCAGGCGATTCCCTCCTGGCGCCCCGCCGCGTGCCCCACGTCTGGGCGCATGTTGGCGCGGCCTCTGGCCGCATCGTGATTGCGTTTATGCCCGCGGGCAGTATGGAAGCCTTCTTCCGCGAAGTCGCCCGCCGCGAACGTTTGTCCCCGTATCAAGAGACACTCTGGCACTCCCCAGAGCAACGGTTACGCACCTTTTCACCGTGTACGCCAGCTCAGCCCGTCGTTGGGTTGACCGCTCGGGGTCGAGGATAA
- a CDS encoding hydroxylase — MKIQYLEIVTRDVDAVCAAYTSAYNVQFGEADAALGNARTATLAGGGLVGVRAPLRETEEPVVRPYWLVDDIAVAVAVVVQAGGEIAVPPMEIPGHGTFAIYLLGGNDHGLWQL, encoded by the coding sequence ATGAAGATTCAGTATCTCGAGATAGTTACGAGGGATGTTGATGCAGTATGTGCGGCATACACATCCGCATACAACGTGCAATTCGGAGAAGCTGACGCTGCACTCGGCAATGCGCGGACTGCCACCCTAGCAGGTGGAGGACTTGTGGGAGTGCGTGCACCGTTGCGTGAGACCGAGGAGCCGGTCGTTCGGCCCTATTGGCTGGTGGACGACATCGCTGTGGCCGTCGCCGTAGTGGTTCAAGCCGGTGGCGAGATCGCCGTCCCGCCGATGGAGATCCCCGGCCACGGCACATTCGCCATCTACCTCCTGGGCGGCAATGATCATGGCCTCTGGCAGTTATAG
- a CDS encoding dihydrofolate reductase family protein codes for MTAIYTFDVFSTLDGYGSTSGDWGGYWGKQGPELLDRRLALYSEAQRMVFGANTYRAFARMLASSTEESDVRDPWVTRMRSLPATVVSNTLQGPLDWPNATVVRGDAVDIVARLKQESNVPLRSHGSLAMNRALMAAGLIDRVQVTVFPVITGRTGADPVFRGAADFDLELIECRTLDGHTQELIYRPILHRA; via the coding sequence ATGACCGCAATCTACACCTTCGACGTTTTCTCCACCCTCGACGGCTACGGCTCCACCAGCGGTGACTGGGGCGGCTACTGGGGCAAGCAGGGACCCGAGCTGCTCGACCGCCGCCTCGCCCTGTACAGCGAGGCGCAGCGGATGGTCTTCGGAGCCAACACGTATCGGGCCTTTGCGCGGATGCTGGCGTCCAGCACCGAGGAGTCCGACGTGCGCGACCCGTGGGTCACCCGGATGAGGAGCCTGCCGGCGACGGTTGTTTCGAACACGCTGCAAGGCCCCCTCGACTGGCCGAACGCGACCGTGGTGCGCGGTGATGCTGTGGATATCGTCGCCCGGCTCAAGCAGGAGTCCAACGTGCCGCTGCGCTCGCACGGCAGCCTGGCGATGAACCGGGCGCTGATGGCCGCCGGTCTGATCGACCGCGTCCAGGTGACGGTCTTCCCGGTGATCACCGGACGGACCGGGGCGGACCCGGTCTTCCGGGGTGCGGCCGACTTCGACCTGGAGCTGATCGAGTGCCGGACCCTCGACGGCCACACCCAGGAGCTCATTTACCGGCCCATCCTCCATCGAGCTTGA
- a CDS encoding SDR family oxidoreductase, translated as MTPQLDGKVALVAGATRGAGRGIAIELGAAGATVYVSGRTTRERRSEYDRPETIEETASLVDEAGGHGIPVRVDHLEPDEVRALVERIEAEQGRLDVLVNDVWGGEHLFEWNVPVWQHSLERGLRLLRLAIDTHIITSHFALPLLIRNAGGLVVEMTDGTAAYNAENYRNSLFYDLAKNSVIRLAWAQARELAPHDCTAVALTPGWLRSEMMLDHFGVKESNWREALAREPHFAISETPRYVGRAVAHLAADPEVARFNGLSLSSGALAKEYGFTDLDGSQPDAWRYIPEVQDTGLPADTTGYR; from the coding sequence ATGACGCCGCAGTTGGATGGGAAGGTGGCCCTCGTCGCTGGCGCGACGCGCGGTGCCGGACGCGGCATCGCCATCGAACTGGGAGCTGCCGGGGCGACGGTGTACGTGAGCGGACGCACCACGCGGGAGCGGCGCTCCGAGTACGACCGGCCGGAGACGATCGAGGAGACGGCCTCCCTCGTGGACGAGGCTGGCGGGCACGGGATACCGGTCCGCGTCGACCACCTGGAGCCGGACGAGGTGCGTGCCCTGGTGGAGCGCATCGAGGCGGAGCAGGGGCGCCTGGACGTGCTCGTCAACGACGTGTGGGGAGGCGAGCACCTGTTCGAGTGGAACGTGCCTGTGTGGCAACACTCGCTGGAGCGGGGGCTCAGGCTCCTGAGGCTCGCCATCGACACGCACATCATCACCAGCCACTTCGCCCTGCCGCTCCTGATCCGGAACGCGGGTGGCCTGGTGGTCGAGATGACCGACGGCACCGCCGCGTACAACGCCGAGAATTATCGGAACTCGCTGTTCTACGACCTGGCGAAGAACTCCGTGATCCGCCTGGCATGGGCTCAGGCCAGGGAGCTCGCGCCTCACGACTGCACGGCGGTCGCCCTCACGCCTGGCTGGCTGCGCTCGGAGATGATGCTCGACCACTTTGGCGTGAAAGAGTCCAACTGGCGCGAAGCGCTCGCGAGGGAGCCGCACTTCGCGATCTCCGAGACGCCGCGTTACGTGGGCCGGGCCGTGGCTCATCTCGCCGCCGATCCAGAGGTTGCCCGCTTCAACGGGCTCTCGCTCTCCAGCGGCGCTCTCGCCAAAGAGTACGGCTTCACCGACCTCGACGGCTCGCAACCGGACGCCTGGCGCTACATCCCCGAGGTTCAAGACACTGGCCTACCGGCGGACACCACCGGTTACCGATAG
- a CDS encoding dihydrofolate reductase family protein, with product MAELLIDFITSLDGYGAAEGWPGLWGMGGPEYFAWLEKQSEAHYTVLMGANTYRLIAGLVNAGEPGTEELVRLPKIVFSCSLSAPLAWPNTRLVSGDAVDAVRAMKADGAKMRTLGSVSLCRSLLKAGLVDRFRVVVFPVINGVTGQDRIYDGYPDVRLDLVNSRTFDGRLQLLEYVPTVLDGPPGSMGAAP from the coding sequence ATGGCGGAACTGCTCATTGATTTCATCACCTCGCTCGACGGTTACGGCGCCGCCGAGGGCTGGCCGGGCCTCTGGGGCATGGGAGGGCCGGAGTACTTCGCCTGGCTGGAAAAGCAGTCGGAGGCGCACTACACCGTCCTGATGGGGGCCAACACCTACCGGCTCATAGCCGGGTTGGTCAACGCGGGCGAGCCCGGCACCGAGGAATTGGTCAGGCTGCCGAAGATCGTCTTCTCGTGCAGCCTGTCGGCGCCGCTCGCGTGGCCGAACACCCGACTGGTGAGCGGAGACGCGGTGGATGCCGTGCGAGCGATGAAGGCGGACGGCGCCAAGATGCGCACGCTGGGCAGTGTGAGTCTGTGTCGCTCGCTGTTGAAAGCCGGCCTGGTGGACCGCTTCCGTGTCGTGGTCTTCCCGGTGATCAACGGCGTGACGGGCCAGGACCGGATCTACGACGGGTACCCCGACGTCCGGCTCGACCTGGTGAACAGCCGCACCTTCGACGGCCGGCTGCAACTGCTGGAGTACGTGCCGACTGTGCTCGACGGCCCACCGGGCAGCATGGGCGCAGCGCCATGA
- a CDS encoding dihydrofolate reductase family protein: MSTVVMHNVVSVDGFIADDNDQVGPLFDWYFNGDVPLIPGEMAEPSPGGMKVSKASYDYIRPMWNAIGSLVIGRRLFDLTNGWEGRPPAGEHVVVVSHRPKPDGWHPEASYHFVDDVERAIAKARELAGERTVAVAAGDVGGQAFALGLVDEVAMDIVPVVFGSGKRYFGSIEGQHLLEEPHVLIQGDRVLHLRYRVRR, from the coding sequence ATGAGCACCGTGGTGATGCACAATGTGGTGTCGGTGGACGGCTTTATCGCCGACGACAACGACCAAGTCGGGCCGCTGTTCGACTGGTACTTCAACGGGGACGTTCCGTTGATTCCGGGCGAGATGGCTGAGCCGTCGCCGGGCGGCATGAAGGTCTCGAAGGCATCCTACGATTACATCCGCCCGATGTGGAACGCCATCGGCTCACTGGTGATTGGGCGGCGTCTCTTCGACCTGACCAACGGCTGGGAGGGCCGCCCGCCGGCAGGCGAGCACGTGGTCGTCGTCTCGCACCGGCCTAAGCCCGACGGGTGGCACCCTGAAGCGTCGTACCACTTCGTCGACGACGTAGAGCGGGCGATCGCGAAGGCCAGGGAGCTGGCCGGAGAGCGCACTGTCGCCGTGGCGGCGGGCGATGTCGGCGGCCAGGCGTTTGCCCTGGGGTTGGTGGACGAAGTGGCGATGGACATTGTGCCCGTGGTGTTCGGGTCGGGCAAACGCTACTTCGGCAGCATCGAAGGCCAGCACCTGCTCGAGGAGCCTCACGTGCTCATCCAGGGCGACCGAGTGCTGCACCTGCGCTACCGGGTCCGCCGATAG
- a CDS encoding VOC family protein translates to MARLRMDNVLIVVDDLEAAKAFFLELGLELEGETTIEGPSVDRLIGLEGVRATLVLLRTPDGHGRIELDKFHTPQASRTGPPNAPMNELGIRRIMFAVADIDDVVARLRARSAELVGDVVQYEETVRLAYVRGPEGIIVGLAELG, encoded by the coding sequence ATGGCACGGCTACGAATGGACAACGTGCTGATCGTTGTCGACGACCTCGAGGCCGCCAAGGCCTTCTTCCTCGAACTCGGCCTCGAACTGGAGGGCGAGACGACCATCGAGGGCCCCTCGGTCGATCGGCTGATCGGCCTCGAGGGCGTCCGCGCGACCCTTGTGCTGCTGCGCACGCCGGACGGCCACGGACGGATCGAGCTGGACAAGTTCCACACTCCACAGGCGAGCAGAACCGGGCCCCCGAATGCTCCGATGAACGAACTCGGCATCCGCCGCATCATGTTCGCCGTCGCCGACATCGATGACGTCGTAGCGCGCCTACGCGCCCGCAGCGCCGAACTAGTCGGCGACGTAGTGCAATACGAGGAGACGGTTCGGCTCGCCTACGTCCGCGGCCCCGAAGGCATCATCGTCGGGCTCGCCGAGCTCGGGTAG
- a CDS encoding DUF2269 family protein has protein sequence MVTAYTLFKFLHIVGAIGWLGGFLAFSIISTRSARKKDAAVLAARERLIRVAETTLA, from the coding sequence ATGGTCACGGCCTATACATTGTTCAAATTTCTTCACATCGTCGGCGCAATCGGTTGGCTTGGCGGGTTTCTCGCCTTCAGCATCATTAGCACGCGTTCCGCGCGCAAAAAGGATGCGGCGGTGCTGGCAGCCAGGGAGCGACTGATACGCGTGGCAGAAACGACGCTAGCCTGA
- a CDS encoding LLM class F420-dependent oxidoreductase has protein sequence MTPPHPLRFGIQAGPVDIPYTARRTYWQEAEHLGYDWASVGDHFMPNPIFGARDTDPWSEAWTTLAALAEATTRIRIGVLVTSVGFRHPALLAKMAATLDVISGGRLEFGIGAGYLEAEYRMYGLPFPPAAVRLAQLDEAIRVCKRLWTQAHADFAGKQFALVDAVCEPKPVQRPHPPIWVGGGGEQKTLRIVAEHADGWNAFPAPIEQLQHKLDVLRGHCDAVGRDYGAIRKQLVCTVIVRADAAQVAVELARFAAERRAPPDRARQMAIAGTPAQVTAALTPYISLGFDMFLLMERAPLDDETLHLFMHEVAPRLRAAAGHV, from the coding sequence ATGACACCACCCCATCCCCTACGCTTCGGCATCCAGGCCGGGCCCGTTGACATCCCCTACACCGCGCGCCGGACGTATTGGCAGGAGGCCGAGCACCTCGGCTACGACTGGGCCTCGGTCGGCGATCACTTCATGCCCAACCCGATCTTCGGCGCGCGCGACACCGACCCATGGAGCGAGGCGTGGACCACGCTCGCGGCCCTGGCCGAAGCCACCACGCGCATCCGCATCGGTGTGCTCGTCACCAGCGTCGGCTTTCGCCACCCGGCGCTGCTGGCGAAGATGGCCGCGACCCTGGATGTAATCTCCGGCGGGCGGCTGGAGTTCGGCATTGGCGCAGGGTATCTGGAGGCCGAATACCGCATGTACGGCTTGCCCTTTCCGCCTGCCGCGGTCCGCCTTGCCCAGCTGGACGAGGCGATCCGGGTCTGCAAGCGGCTGTGGACGCAGGCACACGCCGATTTCGCGGGGAAGCAGTTCGCGCTCGTCGACGCGGTCTGCGAGCCGAAGCCGGTGCAACGGCCGCACCCGCCGATTTGGGTCGGCGGCGGCGGCGAGCAGAAAACCCTACGCATCGTCGCCGAACACGCCGATGGCTGGAACGCTTTCCCTGCCCCAATCGAGCAGCTCCAGCATAAGCTCGACGTGCTGCGCGGCCATTGCGATGCCGTTGGACGCGATTACGGTGCGATCAGAAAGCAACTGGTCTGCACCGTGATTGTGCGTGCCGACGCGGCGCAGGTCGCGGTAGAGCTGGCGCGCTTCGCCGCGGAGCGCCGGGCACCGCCCGACCGGGCGCGGCAGATGGCGATCGCCGGCACGCCGGCACAGGTCACAGCGGCGCTGACCCCGTACATCAGCCTCGGCTTCGATATGTTTCTGCTGATGGAGCGCGCACCGCTCGACGACGAAACGCTGCACCTGTTTATGCACGAGGTCGCCCCGCGCCTGCGCGCGGCAGCCGGGCACGTGTAA
- a CDS encoding response regulator transcription factor — protein sequence MLQGKQVIDAGLAASALSEPGNPLTERDVLREAADGATIREVAAHLHLSEGTVRNYLSSAIQKLAVRNRVEAVHNAEHKAWL from the coding sequence GTGCTGCAGGGCAAGCAGGTGATCGACGCGGGGCTGGCGGCCTCGGCGCTAAGCGAGCCGGGCAATCCACTCACCGAGCGCGACGTGTTGCGTGAGGCGGCAGATGGCGCGACGATCCGCGAGGTGGCCGCCCACCTGCACCTCTCCGAGGGTACTGTGCGCAACTATTTGTCCAGCGCCATCCAGAAGCTTGCAGTGCGCAACCGAGTCGAAGCGGTGCACAACGCCGAACACAAGGCATGGCTGTAG
- a CDS encoding HPF/RaiA family ribosome-associated protein yields the protein MRYQITNNTPNENLTDVAETLVAAEQRRLDALLEHFPQDEVLLRVVLDEGALPQAVRVSLRLSLPGHLLTAQEEGSSLRSVLDEAFDELRRQVVAYKERLRHEDEYKRKR from the coding sequence ATGCGCTATCAGATCACCAACAATACCCCTAACGAGAACCTGACCGATGTGGCTGAGACACTGGTAGCAGCGGAACAGCGCCGGCTGGATGCGCTGCTGGAGCACTTTCCGCAAGATGAGGTCTTGCTGCGCGTGGTGTTGGACGAGGGGGCGCTGCCACAAGCCGTGCGCGTCAGCCTGCGCCTGTCGCTGCCCGGCCACCTGCTAACGGCGCAGGAGGAGGGTTCATCCCTGCGCAGCGTGCTGGACGAAGCCTTCGATGAACTGCGCCGGCAGGTGGTGGCCTACAAAGAGCGCCTGCGCCACGAGGATGAGTACAAGCGCAAACGCTGA
- a CDS encoding PAS domain S-box protein, translating to MADAAVGRAAAYASFDALFQRLPDAMAILDPDGMILCLNAAWQYTFAKEALEQAGLAPGASFLTCARRLFDLDEATRRELEVAIHNGVAHQQNAFELMQCQHNYDGLTTWVALSVLAYPLDAERGVLIHLRDITALRAIEAEVRQREEHFRQLAENIQEVFWIVDARTHTLIYVSPAYEQIWGRSCASVYADPASFMEAIHAEDRARVQAAVARQAEGTYDEEYRVVRPDGSVRWIRDRAFPVRDARGAVQRIVGIAEDITDRRLAEEALRRSALQEEVIRAQAAVLAELSTPLFPAGSGIVVMPLIGTVDAQRAQRALETLLHGVQQHRAQLAIIDITGVPTVNTQVADALIRAAQAVRLLGAEVVLTGIRPEVAQTLVSLGIGLDGIMTYHSLQDGIAFAMARQRAARANHAAA from the coding sequence ATGGCCGATGCTGCTGTTGGTCGCGCTGCCGCCTACGCATCGTTTGATGCGCTCTTCCAGCGTCTGCCGGACGCGATGGCCATTCTGGATCCCGACGGCATGATCCTGTGTCTGAACGCCGCCTGGCAGTACACCTTTGCCAAGGAGGCGTTGGAACAAGCCGGATTGGCACCGGGCGCGTCGTTTCTGACGTGTGCGCGCCGTTTGTTTGATCTGGACGAGGCAACGCGCCGTGAGCTGGAGGTGGCGATCCACAACGGTGTGGCGCACCAGCAGAATGCGTTCGAGCTGATGCAATGTCAGCACAACTATGATGGGCTGACGACGTGGGTCGCGCTCAGTGTGCTGGCCTACCCGCTGGATGCTGAGCGTGGTGTGCTGATCCACCTCCGCGATATCACGGCACTACGTGCCATCGAAGCGGAGGTGCGCCAGCGCGAGGAACATTTCCGCCAGCTGGCCGAAAACATCCAGGAGGTCTTCTGGATCGTGGATGCGCGCACACACACGCTGATCTACGTCAGTCCGGCCTACGAACAGATCTGGGGGCGTTCCTGCGCCAGTGTCTATGCCGATCCGGCCTCGTTTATGGAAGCGATTCATGCCGAGGATCGCGCCCGCGTGCAGGCCGCCGTCGCCAGGCAGGCCGAAGGCACCTACGACGAAGAATACCGCGTTGTGCGACCGGACGGCAGCGTACGCTGGATCCGCGACCGCGCCTTTCCGGTGCGTGATGCGCGTGGGGCAGTGCAGCGCATTGTCGGCATTGCCGAGGACATTACCGACCGCCGCCTCGCCGAAGAGGCGCTCCGCCGCAGCGCGCTGCAGGAAGAGGTCATCCGCGCGCAGGCCGCCGTGCTGGCCGAGCTATCAACACCGCTCTTTCCGGCCGGCAGCGGGATAGTCGTTATGCCGTTGATCGGCACGGTCGATGCACAGCGGGCCCAACGTGCCCTGGAGACGCTGTTGCACGGCGTGCAGCAGCATCGGGCGCAACTCGCGATCATCGACATCACCGGCGTGCCCACGGTTAATACCCAGGTGGCCGATGCGCTGATCCGCGCTGCCCAGGCGGTGCGGCTGCTGGGCGCTGAGGTGGTGCTGACCGGCATCCGTCCGGAAGTGGCGCAAACCCTGGTAAGTCTGGGCATTGGCCTGGATGGGATCATGACCTACCATTCGCTGCAGGACGGTATCGCCTTTGCCATGGCGCGCCAGCGAGCAGCGCGCGCCAACCACGCAGCGGCTTAG